One Thermosipho atlanticus DSM 15807 DNA window includes the following coding sequences:
- the uvrA gene encoding excinuclease ABC subunit UvrA, which produces MAYIIVKGAKVHNLKNITVKIPKNKITVITGMSGSGKSSLALDTIYVEGQRRYLESLSSYARQFIGELKKPDVESIEGLSPSIAINQKSVSHNPRSTIGTVTEIYDYLRVLFSQIGTPYCYKCGRTLESKSIDEIIDDIFENFRGKRIYIEAPIATEKKGTFKEVFEKFLEKGYLRVEIDGEVFRLEEVPNLNKNVRHNINLIVDRLTLIDEKEIRHRVFDSVELSLKEGNGFVLIKDIEKNNEKIYSEKMMCPVCGISMPEITPKLFSFNSPYGACPRCHGLGFTLEVDEKKVIDYDKPVLEAIKIGHKENGWIPRRIVRILNTYGGDFNSPFKDLPEETQEAILYGTSFFDGLVEILRQRYDEYTSEDSRQWLVDKFFVEKECHECHGQRLRKEALSVKINGINIMDFTNLPISKELEFIKNLKMTLSQKKLKIVKELLDELEKRLQFLNEVGLGYLTLSRNVKTLSGGEAQRIRLATQIGSGLTGVTYVLDEPTVGLHQSDNERLIKTLKRLRDLGNTVIVVEHDEDVIRNADYIVDIGPAAGINGGKIIYQGPISKIDEVLSTSITAQYLKGIKKIEIPKFRRKGNGKYLVLKGARHNNLKNLDVSFPLGTFICITGVSGSGKSSLIIDTLFPALMNKLHKSNMSEGEYDTIEGTEYIDKVIAIDQSPIGRTPRSNPATYTKVFDEIRKLFAMTPEARARGYTPGRFSFNVKGGRCEHCQGQGIIKVEMLFLPDVYVECEVCKGKRYNSETLEVTYKNKNISDILKMTVDEALEFFYNIPSIKSTLQVLSDVGLGYIKLGQPATTLSGGEAQRVKLASELKKRSTGNTVYILDEPTVGLHFEDVKKLIDVLNRLVDKGNTVIVIEHNLDIIKTADYIIDLGPVGGEDGGYIVAKGTPEEIANSRNSITGKYLKKILR; this is translated from the coding sequence ATGGCTTACATCATAGTCAAAGGTGCAAAAGTACATAACTTAAAGAACATAACTGTTAAAATCCCAAAAAATAAAATAACAGTTATTACTGGTATGTCAGGTTCCGGAAAAAGTTCTTTGGCATTAGATACCATTTATGTCGAAGGACAACGAAGATATCTGGAAAGTCTCTCATCATACGCAAGGCAATTTATAGGAGAATTAAAAAAACCTGATGTAGAAAGTATAGAAGGGCTTTCCCCTTCTATTGCCATCAATCAGAAAAGTGTCTCTCACAATCCACGTTCTACTATAGGAACAGTAACCGAAATATATGATTACTTACGAGTTTTATTTTCTCAAATTGGTACACCATACTGCTATAAGTGCGGAAGAACTCTTGAGTCAAAAAGTATTGACGAAATTATAGATGATATTTTTGAAAATTTCAGAGGAAAAAGAATTTATATAGAAGCTCCCATTGCCACTGAAAAAAAGGGAACTTTCAAAGAGGTTTTTGAAAAATTTTTGGAAAAAGGTTACTTAAGAGTTGAAATTGATGGAGAAGTATTTAGATTAGAAGAAGTACCAAACTTGAATAAGAATGTGAGACACAACATTAATCTCATCGTTGATCGACTAACTTTAATTGACGAAAAAGAAATAAGACACAGAGTTTTTGATTCAGTAGAACTTTCTTTGAAAGAAGGAAATGGATTTGTATTAATTAAAGATATCGAAAAGAATAACGAAAAAATCTATTCAGAAAAGATGATGTGTCCTGTTTGTGGCATTTCTATGCCGGAAATTACTCCAAAACTTTTTTCTTTTAACAGTCCATACGGTGCGTGTCCCAGATGTCACGGATTGGGTTTTACTTTAGAAGTTGACGAAAAAAAGGTAATTGACTACGATAAACCTGTATTGGAAGCAATTAAAATTGGGCATAAAGAAAATGGATGGATTCCTAGAAGAATCGTAAGAATTCTAAATACTTACGGTGGAGATTTTAACAGTCCTTTTAAAGATCTTCCTGAAGAAACACAAGAAGCTATTTTATATGGAACTTCTTTTTTTGATGGTTTAGTCGAAATTTTAAGACAAAGATATGATGAATATACATCGGAAGATTCTAGACAATGGCTTGTAGATAAATTTTTTGTGGAAAAGGAATGCCATGAATGTCACGGTCAGAGACTTCGTAAAGAAGCTTTATCAGTTAAGATAAATGGTATAAATATAATGGATTTTACAAATCTTCCAATTTCTAAAGAACTTGAATTCATTAAAAATTTAAAAATGACTCTTTCACAAAAAAAGCTAAAAATTGTTAAGGAACTTCTCGATGAACTTGAAAAAAGACTTCAATTTTTAAACGAAGTTGGTTTAGGTTACTTAACCTTATCACGAAATGTTAAAACTTTATCCGGAGGTGAAGCACAAAGAATTAGGCTAGCTACTCAAATAGGTTCAGGCCTTACGGGCGTCACCTACGTTTTAGATGAACCAACAGTCGGTCTTCATCAAAGTGATAACGAAAGATTAATAAAAACACTTAAAAGACTTAGAGACTTGGGGAACACAGTTATTGTTGTTGAGCATGATGAAGATGTAATTAGAAATGCCGATTATATTGTTGATATAGGACCAGCAGCAGGTATCAATGGTGGTAAAATTATTTATCAAGGTCCAATATCAAAAATCGACGAAGTATTATCTACATCAATTACTGCTCAATACCTTAAAGGAATTAAGAAAATTGAGATCCCAAAATTTAGAAGAAAGGGAAACGGCAAATATCTTGTATTAAAAGGGGCCAGACATAATAACTTAAAAAATTTAGATGTTTCTTTTCCGCTTGGAACTTTTATTTGTATAACAGGTGTGTCTGGTTCCGGAAAAAGCTCTCTTATAATTGATACTCTGTTTCCTGCTCTCATGAATAAACTACATAAATCAAATATGTCTGAAGGGGAATACGACACCATAGAAGGTACAGAATACATTGATAAAGTTATCGCAATTGATCAATCACCGATAGGAAGAACTCCAAGAAGTAACCCAGCTACATATACAAAAGTGTTTGACGAAATAAGAAAACTCTTCGCTATGACTCCAGAAGCAAGAGCTCGAGGTTATACTCCTGGAAGATTTAGCTTCAATGTAAAAGGTGGTAGATGCGAACATTGTCAGGGACAAGGTATAATAAAAGTGGAAATGCTATTCCTTCCAGATGTATACGTTGAATGCGAAGTTTGTAAAGGTAAAAGATACAACTCTGAGACTCTGGAAGTAACATATAAAAATAAAAATATTTCTGATATACTTAAAATGACTGTGGATGAAGCTCTTGAATTCTTTTATAACATTCCTTCCATTAAATCAACTCTTCAAGTTCTATCTGATGTTGGTTTAGGTTATATTAAACTAGGCCAACCAGCAACTACTTTATCGGGTGGTGAAGCACAGCGAGTAAAACTTGCTTCAGAATTGAAAAAACGTTCAACTGGAAATACTGTATACATTCTTGATGAACCAACAGTAGGACTTCATTTTGAAGACGTTAAAAAACTTATTGATGTCTTGAATAGGTTAGTTGATAAAGGAAACACTGTAATCGTAATTGAGCATAATCTAGATATAATTAAAACAGCAGATTATATAATTGACTTAGGTCCTGTTGGCGGTGAAGACGGCGGGTATATCGTAGCTAAAGGCACACCAGAAGAAATTGCAAATTCAAGAAATTCAATAACAGGCAAGTATCTAAAAAAAATACTAAGGTGA